In one window of Myxococcales bacterium DNA:
- a CDS encoding M13 family metallopeptidase yields the protein MRALSLILTSTLSLAPLLAAACAGEPPPPAVPGPTTALPGPVNPLTSSADAGAAKAKPPAVDDAALDRSVEPCNDFYAFACGGWMKKTPIPDDQATWMRSFSVITEQNQIVLRDVLEGFASLAPSTDAYAKELGDLYAGCMDEAAVEKRGIEPLAPAFAKIDGVKNADSLAKALAWLHQNGISALFTLEAEQDLKDSTQFIAGVWQGGLGLPDRDYYLDAKRKELVVKYEDHVARMFVLGGEKEATAKKSAKTVVAFEKRLAEASMKRVMLRSPENVYHPTDLAGLGKQAGAFPWKTYFAELGIDAAVAKKLNLAQPDFAKAVARVATDAAGAGAAGSGGALRTYLKWQVLHSSAKRLPAKFVDEDMVLSQVLTGTAKLQPRWKRCVRAADVAMGEALARPFVKRTLGDAGKADALRMIGLIEKMMDGNLDKLSWMDATTKTRAKEKLHKIANKIGFPDTWRKYDGLTIARGEHYENMSRANTFEMKRRLAKIGKPLDRNEWLMTPPEVNAYYDSSMNEMVFPAGILQPPFYSSAFPPAVNFGAIGMVMGHELTHGFDDEGRKFDGAGNVTDWWTPASSSEFKRRAECVDKQYSDYVAIDDLKVDGKLTMGENIADLGGMKLAYLAWKSSGGESAPSAQASGMSADQQFFLGYAQGWCGNVRPEAAKRRATDDYHSPPKWRVNGVVSNMPEFSKAFACKDGAPMARGEGKRCEVW from the coding sequence ATGCGCGCCCTTTCGCTGATCCTCACGTCGACGCTCTCGCTCGCTCCCCTCCTCGCCGCGGCCTGCGCCGGCGAGCCCCCGCCGCCGGCCGTTCCCGGTCCCACGACGGCGCTGCCGGGTCCCGTCAATCCGCTCACGTCGAGCGCGGACGCCGGCGCCGCCAAGGCGAAGCCGCCCGCTGTGGACGACGCGGCGCTCGATCGAAGCGTTGAGCCGTGCAACGACTTCTACGCGTTCGCCTGCGGCGGCTGGATGAAGAAGACGCCGATCCCCGACGACCAAGCGACCTGGATGCGAAGCTTCAGCGTCATCACGGAGCAGAATCAGATCGTCCTCCGCGACGTCCTCGAAGGCTTCGCGAGCTTGGCGCCCTCCACCGACGCGTACGCGAAAGAGCTCGGCGATCTCTACGCCGGCTGCATGGATGAAGCCGCCGTCGAGAAGCGCGGCATCGAGCCCCTGGCGCCGGCCTTCGCCAAGATCGATGGCGTCAAGAACGCCGACTCGCTCGCCAAGGCGCTCGCCTGGCTCCACCAGAACGGCATCTCGGCGCTCTTCACGCTCGAGGCCGAACAAGACCTGAAGGACTCGACGCAGTTCATCGCGGGCGTCTGGCAAGGCGGCCTGGGCCTTCCCGATCGCGACTATTACCTCGATGCGAAGCGCAAGGAGCTCGTCGTCAAATACGAGGACCACGTCGCGCGCATGTTCGTGCTCGGCGGCGAGAAGGAGGCGACGGCGAAAAAGAGCGCCAAGACTGTGGTCGCCTTCGAGAAGCGGCTCGCGGAAGCCTCCATGAAGCGCGTCATGCTTCGGAGCCCCGAGAACGTCTACCACCCGACCGATCTCGCGGGCCTCGGCAAACAAGCCGGCGCGTTCCCCTGGAAGACCTACTTCGCCGAGCTCGGCATCGACGCCGCCGTCGCCAAGAAGCTCAACCTCGCGCAACCTGACTTCGCGAAGGCCGTGGCCCGCGTCGCGACGGACGCGGCGGGCGCAGGCGCGGCCGGTAGCGGCGGCGCGCTGCGCACGTACCTCAAGTGGCAGGTGCTCCACTCGTCGGCCAAGCGCCTCCCGGCCAAGTTCGTCGACGAAGACATGGTCCTCTCGCAGGTGCTCACGGGGACGGCGAAGCTTCAGCCCCGCTGGAAGCGCTGCGTTCGCGCCGCCGACGTCGCCATGGGCGAAGCCCTCGCGCGCCCCTTCGTGAAGCGAACCCTCGGCGACGCCGGCAAGGCCGACGCGCTCCGCATGATCGGCCTCATCGAGAAGATGATGGACGGAAACCTCGACAAGCTCTCGTGGATGGACGCGACGACGAAGACGCGGGCCAAGGAGAAGCTCCACAAGATCGCCAACAAAATCGGCTTTCCCGACACGTGGCGCAAATACGACGGCCTCACCATCGCGCGCGGCGAGCACTACGAGAACATGTCCCGCGCCAACACCTTCGAGATGAAGCGGCGCCTCGCCAAGATCGGCAAGCCGCTCGACCGCAACGAGTGGCTCATGACGCCGCCCGAGGTCAACGCCTACTACGACTCGTCGATGAACGAGATGGTCTTCCCCGCGGGCATCCTTCAGCCGCCGTTTTATTCGAGCGCGTTTCCGCCGGCGGTCAACTTCGGCGCCATCGGCATGGTCATGGGCCACGAGCTCACCCACGGCTTCGACGACGAGGGTCGCAAGTTCGATGGCGCCGGCAACGTCACCGATTGGTGGACGCCGGCCTCGAGCAGCGAGTTCAAGCGCCGCGCCGAGTGCGTCGACAAGCAGTACTCGGACTACGTGGCCATCGACGACCTCAAGGTCGACGGCAAGCTCACGATGGGCGAAAACATCGCCGACTTGGGCGGCATGAAGCTCGCGTACCTCGCGTGGAAGAGCTCCGGCGGCGAGAGCGCGCCTTCGGCTCAGGCGAGCGGCATGAGCGCCGATCAGCAGTTCTTCCTCGGCTACGCGCAGGGCTGGTGCGGCAACGTCCGCCCCGAGGCCGCGAAGCGCCGCGCCACCGACGACTACCACTCGCCGCCCAAGTGGCGCGTCAACGGCGTCGTCTCGAACATGCCCGAGTTCAGCAAGGCGTTCGCGTGCAAAGACGGCGCACCGATGGCCCGCGGCGAAGGCAAGCGCTGCGAAGTGTGGTGA
- a CDS encoding aldo/keto reductase, with amino-acid sequence MYTRLGRTGLKVSRLCLGTMNFGPHTTEPDSFAIMDRALEFGLNFFDTANVYGWKKGEGVTEQIVGRWFDQGGARRDKVVLATKVFGTMGDWPNESRLSALHIVRACEASLKRLKTDRIDLYQMHHVDRDAPWEEIWQAMETLVTQGKIVYVGSSNFAGWHLAQAQEAAKARHFLGLVSEQSLYNLIDRTIELEVIPACLAYGLALIPWSPLKGGVLGGAKKLAEGRRTGDLQQRTLTKHKVALEKFDALAEKLGHSPADVALAWVLKNPAVTSPIVGPRTMAHLEGAMKALEVKLSDETMKELDALFPGPGGAAPEAYAW; translated from the coding sequence ATGTACACACGCCTCGGCCGCACGGGCCTCAAAGTCAGCCGCCTTTGCCTCGGCACCATGAACTTCGGTCCCCACACGACGGAGCCCGACAGCTTCGCCATCATGGATCGGGCCCTCGAGTTCGGGCTCAACTTCTTCGACACCGCCAACGTCTACGGATGGAAGAAGGGCGAAGGCGTCACCGAGCAGATCGTCGGCCGCTGGTTCGACCAAGGCGGCGCTCGTCGCGACAAGGTCGTCTTGGCGACGAAGGTCTTCGGCACCATGGGCGATTGGCCCAACGAGTCGCGGCTCTCGGCGCTTCACATCGTTCGCGCGTGCGAGGCGTCGCTCAAGCGGCTCAAGACCGACCGCATCGATCTTTACCAGATGCACCACGTCGACCGAGACGCGCCGTGGGAGGAGATCTGGCAGGCGATGGAGACCTTGGTCACGCAAGGCAAGATCGTCTACGTCGGCTCGTCCAACTTCGCCGGATGGCACCTCGCGCAAGCGCAAGAAGCCGCGAAGGCGCGTCACTTCTTGGGGCTCGTCTCGGAGCAGAGCCTCTACAACCTCATCGATCGAACCATCGAGCTCGAGGTCATTCCTGCGTGCCTCGCCTACGGGCTCGCGCTCATTCCGTGGAGTCCGCTCAAGGGCGGCGTGCTCGGCGGCGCGAAGAAGCTCGCCGAAGGGCGGCGCACCGGCGATCTGCAACAGCGCACGCTCACGAAGCACAAGGTGGCGCTCGAGAAGTTCGACGCGCTCGCCGAGAAGCTCGGCCATTCGCCGGCCGACGTGGCCTTGGCCTGGGTGCTGAAAAACCCCGCCGTCACCTCGCCCATCGTGGGCCCGCGAACGATGGCGCACCTCGAAGGCGCCATGAAGGCGCTCGAGGTCAAGCTCTCAGACGAGACCATGAAGGAGCTCGACGCTCTCTTCCCCGGGCCCGGCGGGGCCGCGCCCGAGGCCTACGCCTGGTAA
- a CDS encoding FAD-dependent oxidoreductase yields the protein MSRVVVVGGGLSGMISAREIARRGHSVLLLEASKRLGGKAGADVKDGRIVEHGYHVFPAWYPNVRALLSELGVTLTDFDRYHYLDRGKFPEVITVRGPASVSAVLHDTFNGLLPWYEQVLFAYFTLDMVGRSLSEKRLLDRVSTIGLMRQAWYMTERVAELNQENMLKASAIPAYDMSAMTAKRIGGFWLRQASPFLSVLPGDLQSTFIDPLAKTVTDAGVEVRLEQRVKSVEVDGGSLVTRVVLEDGTSITADAFILATPLEVTRAFVDGDVYRLDPSLGDINDLEMRPMAAMQVKLRSTLPNVPREHVFLHGGRYGLSFIDAAQAWPNQPTTNLCFIASNYVPLMNVDDDAAKDALMGEIREYLPIPDTLIDAIDLNSNVASQLFINTIGAWPDRPAATTKIANLFVCGDYAQNSIDLACMEGAVSSALLTAAALVRRYGGPPVPEPKVPPTFPRPLLLALKAALAPGVALASGLARARDLLRGTPP from the coding sequence ATGAGCCGAGTCGTGGTGGTTGGGGGCGGGCTTTCGGGCATGATTTCCGCGCGCGAGATCGCGCGGCGAGGGCACTCGGTGCTCCTCCTCGAGGCTTCCAAGCGACTCGGTGGCAAGGCCGGCGCCGACGTTAAAGACGGACGCATCGTCGAGCACGGTTACCACGTCTTCCCCGCCTGGTACCCCAACGTCCGCGCGCTCCTCTCGGAGCTCGGCGTCACACTCACCGACTTCGATCGCTACCACTACCTCGATCGGGGGAAATTCCCTGAGGTCATCACGGTGCGAGGCCCCGCGAGCGTCTCGGCGGTGCTTCACGACACCTTCAATGGCCTCTTGCCCTGGTACGAGCAGGTCCTCTTTGCGTACTTCACGCTCGACATGGTGGGGCGTTCCCTCTCGGAGAAGCGCCTCCTCGATCGCGTGAGCACCATCGGGCTCATGCGCCAGGCCTGGTACATGACCGAGCGCGTCGCCGAGCTGAACCAGGAGAACATGCTCAAGGCGTCGGCGATCCCCGCCTACGACATGAGCGCGATGACGGCGAAACGCATCGGCGGCTTCTGGCTCCGGCAAGCGTCACCCTTCTTGTCGGTGCTCCCCGGCGATCTTCAGTCGACGTTCATCGATCCGCTGGCGAAGACCGTCACCGACGCCGGCGTCGAGGTTCGCCTCGAGCAGCGCGTCAAGTCCGTGGAGGTCGACGGCGGCTCGCTCGTCACGCGTGTCGTGCTCGAAGACGGCACCTCGATCACGGCCGACGCGTTCATCTTGGCGACCCCGCTGGAGGTGACGCGCGCCTTCGTAGACGGCGACGTCTATCGCCTCGATCCGTCGCTCGGCGACATCAACGATCTCGAGATGCGGCCCATGGCCGCGATGCAAGTGAAGCTGCGCTCGACGTTGCCCAACGTGCCTCGCGAGCACGTATTTCTCCACGGTGGCCGCTATGGCCTCTCGTTCATCGACGCGGCGCAGGCGTGGCCCAATCAGCCCACGACGAACCTGTGCTTCATCGCCAGCAACTACGTCCCGCTCATGAACGTCGACGACGACGCTGCCAAAGACGCCCTGATGGGCGAGATCCGCGAGTACTTGCCGATCCCCGACACGCTCATCGACGCCATCGATCTCAACTCGAACGTCGCCTCTCAGCTCTTCATCAACACCATCGGCGCGTGGCCCGATCGGCCCGCCGCCACCACCAAGATCGCGAACCTCTTCGTCTGCGGCGATTACGCGCAGAACTCCATCGACCTCGCGTGCATGGAGGGGGCGGTGTCGAGCGCGTTGCTCACCGCCGCGGCGCTCGTGCGTCGCTACGGCGGCCCGCCGGTGCCGGAGCCTAAGGTCCCTCCGACCTTTCCGCGCCCTCTGCTCTTGGCGCTCAAGGCGGCCCTCGCACCGGGCGTCGCCTTGGCCAGCGGCTTGGCGCGCGCGCGTGACCTGCTCCGTGGAACGCCACCATGA
- a CDS encoding HAMP domain-containing histidine kinase, translated as MNGERGNGDRGNGDRANGERGDGDGTENRSDIGGRLLAAMFDYGTYRLGPDTSRRVFTEAAASTRTTLEAATDLRGWVSLATFHAVADGYRPLLGESFVRDTFTWAVPVRRDFSAMSMSALMSPALMYRFLDRARSFFAHHLLFEVTPVSAGHVDVTLRYRKDVPRRRDSCDVGWGVLLSIPLLFDRPAAIVTEVACYAHGADACSYRVRFEPQPAFGLHGLAAGAAVSLAGLAVWPSSLWALAPAIGLWAGRELGTAAQRRHMGRVTEDHRRLLEENEREFKLRYDALARLNEQLELRVQERTQQIEDSMVELQKQNASMRETIDAMEALRAGIVDAGVRRLSPSVQEFAHEIKNPMTTVVSNLDYLAETADDPARVAITDLSQAAREARVGIERIRGVLAWFLEINQESAVAPYDIEAELESMAMLHATSPNSRHVQLDLRFGNVGAVDGHGKQLTQVFSNLLLNAAQAMGAGRLIVETHLNGDSAAVVFRDTGPGIDPAIVETLFERGITTKTGTGSGLGLYISRAIVVRHGGTIEATRDEETGGARFTVRLPRQRVATT; from the coding sequence ATGAACGGTGAAAGGGGGAACGGGGACAGGGGCAACGGTGACAGGGCGAACGGCGAGCGCGGGGACGGCGACGGGACCGAAAACCGAAGCGACATTGGTGGGCGCCTCCTGGCCGCCATGTTCGACTACGGCACCTACCGGCTGGGCCCGGACACGTCTCGCCGCGTGTTCACCGAGGCGGCCGCGAGCACACGAACCACGTTGGAGGCGGCGACCGATCTCCGCGGCTGGGTCTCGCTCGCCACGTTCCACGCCGTCGCCGACGGCTACCGGCCGCTCCTCGGTGAGAGCTTCGTCCGCGACACGTTCACGTGGGCCGTCCCGGTGCGCAGAGATTTCTCGGCGATGAGCATGAGCGCGCTCATGTCGCCGGCCTTGATGTACCGATTTCTCGATCGGGCGCGGAGCTTCTTCGCGCACCACCTCCTCTTTGAGGTCACGCCCGTCAGCGCAGGCCACGTCGACGTCACGCTGCGCTACCGCAAGGATGTCCCGCGGCGGCGCGACTCCTGCGACGTCGGCTGGGGCGTGCTGCTGTCGATCCCTCTTCTGTTCGATCGACCGGCGGCCATCGTCACGGAGGTCGCGTGTTACGCGCACGGCGCCGACGCGTGCTCGTATCGGGTGCGCTTCGAGCCCCAGCCGGCCTTCGGCCTACACGGCCTCGCTGCCGGCGCCGCTGTGTCGCTCGCAGGGTTGGCCGTTTGGCCCAGCTCGCTATGGGCGCTCGCGCCAGCCATCGGGCTCTGGGCCGGGCGTGAGCTTGGCACCGCCGCGCAACGACGGCACATGGGACGCGTGACGGAGGACCACCGCCGCCTCCTCGAGGAGAACGAGCGCGAGTTCAAGCTCCGCTACGACGCCTTGGCGAGGCTCAACGAACAGCTCGAGCTGCGAGTCCAGGAGCGCACGCAGCAGATCGAAGACTCGATGGTCGAGCTCCAGAAGCAGAACGCCAGCATGCGCGAGACCATCGACGCGATGGAAGCGCTCCGCGCCGGCATCGTCGACGCCGGCGTTCGCCGCCTCTCACCGTCGGTGCAGGAGTTCGCTCACGAGATCAAGAACCCCATGACGACGGTCGTCTCGAACCTCGACTACCTGGCGGAGACGGCCGATGACCCGGCCCGCGTCGCCATCACCGACCTGTCGCAGGCGGCGCGCGAGGCGCGCGTGGGCATCGAGCGGATTCGTGGTGTGCTGGCGTGGTTCTTGGAGATCAACCAAGAGAGCGCCGTGGCTCCGTACGACATCGAGGCCGAGCTCGAAAGCATGGCGATGCTCCATGCCACCTCGCCCAACAGCCGACACGTCCAGCTCGACCTTCGCTTCGGCAACGTGGGCGCCGTCGACGGTCACGGCAAGCAGCTGACGCAGGTCTTCTCGAACCTGCTCTTGAACGCCGCGCAAGCCATGGGCGCAGGGCGGCTCATCGTCGAGACTCACCTAAACGGCGACAGCGCCGCGGTTGTCTTCCGAGACACGGGCCCAGGCATCGACCCGGCGATCGTCGAGACGCTCTTCGAGCGAGGCATCACCACCAAGACGGGCACCGGCTCAGGCCTCGGCCTCTACATCTCGCGCGCCATCGTGGTGCGGCACGGCGGCACCATCGAGGCCACGCGCGACGAGGAAACGGGCGGGGCCCGCTTCACCGTGCGCTTGCCGCGCCAGCGGGTGGCTACGACGTAA
- the proB gene encoding glutamate 5-kinase, with the protein MTARDGQPRAAVAAARRVVVKIGSKTLASDSEVYGRIAQSFEKAQKKGRSLVLVSSGAIALGYKKLGYRARPKEMARLQAAAAAGQSLLMRAYEESFAARGLRVAQVLLTHADLADRTRANNARGALGALLEAHCVPVLNENDSVSVEEIKFGDNDQLAAMVAPLVDADLLVLLSDVEGLLDASGRRVATVTDASVAQSLVRAGGSDVGTGGMASKIEAARRATLAGAEVVVADARAPGILDDVLAGKDVGTHFLAAKNRLSARRHWIAFTLRPRGDVILDVGAAVAVREKKKSVLFVGVLGVRGDFAEGDAVRLLDGAGKELGRGLACVGAADAVRRAGHGSADGASELVHRDDLVVWDVTS; encoded by the coding sequence GTGACCGCGCGAGACGGTCAACCGCGCGCCGCCGTCGCCGCGGCTCGTCGCGTCGTGGTGAAGATCGGCTCCAAGACCCTCGCGAGCGACAGCGAGGTCTACGGTCGCATCGCCCAGAGCTTCGAGAAGGCGCAAAAGAAGGGCCGAAGTCTGGTCTTGGTGTCCAGCGGGGCTATCGCCCTCGGCTACAAGAAGCTCGGGTATCGAGCGCGCCCCAAAGAGATGGCGCGATTGCAGGCGGCCGCCGCCGCGGGCCAGAGCTTGCTCATGCGCGCCTACGAAGAGTCGTTTGCTGCCCGCGGTCTTCGCGTGGCCCAAGTGCTCCTCACCCACGCTGATCTCGCCGACCGGACCCGCGCCAACAACGCGCGCGGCGCGCTGGGGGCCCTGCTCGAGGCCCACTGCGTGCCGGTCCTCAACGAGAATGACTCGGTCTCCGTCGAGGAGATCAAGTTTGGCGACAACGACCAGCTCGCGGCGATGGTCGCGCCGTTGGTCGACGCCGATCTCCTCGTGCTCCTCTCCGACGTCGAAGGCTTGCTCGACGCGAGCGGACGACGCGTGGCGACGGTCACCGACGCCTCCGTCGCGCAATCGCTCGTCCGCGCCGGAGGCTCCGACGTCGGGACCGGAGGCATGGCGAGCAAGATCGAGGCGGCGCGGCGCGCGACGCTCGCCGGCGCGGAGGTCGTCGTGGCCGACGCGCGAGCCCCCGGCATCCTCGATGACGTGCTCGCCGGCAAGGACGTCGGCACGCATTTTCTCGCGGCCAAAAACCGGCTCTCGGCCCGTCGTCATTGGATCGCCTTCACGCTGCGGCCCCGCGGTGACGTCATCCTCGACGTCGGCGCCGCCGTCGCCGTGCGTGAGAAGAAGAAGAGCGTCCTCTTCGTCGGCGTCCTCGGCGTGCGCGGTGATTTCGCCGAGGGCGACGCGGTCCGCCTCCTCGACGGCGCCGGCAAGGAGCTCGGCCGCGGCCTCGCGTGCGTGGGCGCCGCCGACGCCGTGCGCCGCGCGGGTCACGGAAGCGCCGACGGCGCCTCCGAGCTCGTCCACCGCGACGACCTCGTCGTTTGGGACGTTACGTCGTAG
- a CDS encoding cation diffusion facilitator family transporter, producing the protein MAALVGNLIIAIAKFGAAWVSGSITMLAEGVHSVADTSNQGLLLVGMALSARKDPLRFPLGRTKESYFWAFIVSLLLFFVGGVFAIYEGVHKLQMGSSGEKHSLLVPVVVLVVSLAAEGGSFLVAFKEFNKSRGGKPFFSALFGGKDPTIPLVLLEDTGAMAGLVIALVAIVLAWLTGNEAIDAVGSIVIGVLLCTIGLVLAKDTHSLLIGEGVGEEMRSDIRDLARKVKGVLDVTQLLSMHLGPKSVLLALKVRFEPTMTLAEVEDCTNRLEETLVAAHPDLTRIFVEPDSHYDPEKDPEYAAAIVRGSALPTESG; encoded by the coding sequence ATGGCCGCCCTCGTCGGCAACCTCATCATCGCCATCGCAAAGTTCGGCGCTGCGTGGGTTTCCGGGAGCATCACGATGCTCGCCGAGGGCGTCCACTCGGTGGCGGACACCTCCAACCAGGGCCTCTTGCTCGTGGGCATGGCGCTCTCGGCGCGCAAGGACCCGCTTCGCTTCCCGTTGGGCCGCACGAAGGAGTCCTACTTCTGGGCCTTCATCGTCTCGCTCTTGCTCTTCTTCGTAGGCGGCGTCTTCGCCATCTACGAAGGGGTGCACAAGCTTCAGATGGGCAGCTCCGGCGAGAAGCACTCGCTGCTCGTGCCCGTCGTCGTGCTGGTCGTTTCGCTCGCCGCCGAGGGCGGCAGCTTTCTCGTCGCGTTCAAGGAGTTCAACAAGTCGCGCGGAGGCAAGCCCTTCTTTAGTGCGCTCTTTGGCGGCAAGGATCCCACGATCCCGCTCGTGCTCCTCGAGGACACGGGCGCCATGGCGGGCCTCGTCATCGCGCTCGTGGCCATCGTCCTCGCCTGGCTGACGGGCAACGAGGCCATCGACGCCGTCGGGTCCATCGTGATTGGCGTGCTCCTCTGCACCATCGGCCTCGTGCTCGCGAAAGACACGCACAGCCTCCTCATCGGCGAAGGCGTGGGCGAAGAGATGCGAAGCGACATCCGCGACCTCGCACGCAAGGTGAAGGGCGTGCTCGATGTCACGCAGCTTCTCTCGATGCACTTGGGCCCCAAGAGCGTGCTCTTGGCGCTGAAGGTGCGCTTCGAGCCGACCATGACCTTGGCGGAGGTCGAGGACTGCACCAACAGGCTCGAAGAGACCCTCGTGGCCGCCCACCCGGACTTGACGCGCATCTTCGTCGAGCCCGATTCGCACTACGACCCGGAGAAGGACCCGGAGTACGCGGCGGCCATCGTGCGCGGATCGGCGCTACCGACCGAGTCCGGCTAG
- a CDS encoding hydroxyacid dehydrogenase, giving the protein MQLVVADAFPELFLADFHDMGLEVDYRPDVKAEELGLALAKANIVVVRSKKVSRAAIEGASRLELILRAGAGVDTIDVAAASERGIYVANCPGKNSVAVAELAMGLMLSVDRRIPDGTRDLAAGKWNKKEYSKAAGLKGRTLGIAGFGAIGKEVARRALGFEMNVLAWSLGLTEDEARREGASVVSSLWELAERSDVVSVHMPQTSETKGMFGDAFFARMKAGATFINTSRGSLHDTAALLRAMKERGIKAALDVFENEPAGGTADFDHELCKVPGFVGTHHIGASTEQAQHAIAAEAVRICRTFVTTGHVPHVVNIERTSPAKVQLIVRHLDKVGVLASVLGVIKQYGLNVEEMSNTIFAGAKAAVATIRLGGDAPTELLTAILGLEEVLDASVKHL; this is encoded by the coding sequence ATGCAGCTCGTCGTCGCCGACGCCTTTCCCGAACTCTTCCTCGCAGACTTCCACGACATGGGCTTGGAGGTCGACTACCGCCCCGACGTGAAGGCAGAAGAGCTCGGCCTCGCCTTGGCGAAGGCGAACATCGTCGTCGTGCGAAGCAAGAAGGTGAGCCGCGCCGCCATCGAGGGGGCCTCGCGCCTCGAGCTCATCTTGCGCGCCGGCGCCGGCGTCGACACCATCGACGTCGCCGCGGCCAGCGAGCGCGGGATCTACGTGGCCAACTGCCCCGGCAAAAACAGCGTCGCCGTCGCCGAGCTTGCCATGGGGCTCATGTTGTCGGTCGACCGGCGCATCCCCGACGGCACGCGCGACCTTGCCGCGGGCAAGTGGAACAAGAAGGAATACTCCAAGGCCGCGGGGCTCAAGGGGCGCACGCTCGGCATCGCGGGCTTCGGCGCCATCGGCAAAGAAGTGGCGCGACGCGCCTTGGGCTTCGAGATGAACGTGCTCGCATGGTCGTTGGGCCTCACGGAAGACGAAGCAAGGCGCGAAGGCGCTTCGGTCGTCTCGTCGTTGTGGGAGCTCGCGGAGCGCTCTGACGTCGTGAGCGTGCACATGCCGCAGACGAGCGAGACCAAGGGCATGTTCGGCGATGCCTTCTTCGCTCGCATGAAGGCCGGCGCGACCTTCATCAACACGAGCCGCGGAAGTCTCCACGACACGGCGGCCCTCTTGCGCGCGATGAAGGAGCGCGGCATCAAGGCCGCGCTCGACGTCTTCGAGAACGAGCCGGCCGGCGGCACCGCCGACTTCGACCACGAGCTGTGCAAGGTGCCGGGATTCGTGGGCACCCATCACATCGGGGCCAGCACCGAGCAAGCGCAACACGCCATCGCCGCCGAGGCGGTCCGCATCTGCCGCACCTTCGTCACCACGGGGCACGTGCCCCACGTCGTCAACATCGAGCGAACCTCACCGGCGAAGGTGCAGCTCATCGTTCGTCACTTGGACAAGGTCGGCGTGCTGGCGTCGGTGCTCGGCGTCATCAAGCAATACGGGCTCAACGTCGAGGAGATGTCGAACACGATCTTCGCCGGGGCCAAGGCCGCCGTCGCGACGATCCGCCTAGGCGGCGACGCGCCGACCGAACTTCTCACGGCCATCCTTGGCCTGGAGGAAGTGCTCGACGCGTCGGTGAAGCATCTCTGA
- a CDS encoding ParB N-terminal domain-containing protein has translation MDDGDPIRFGGGWNLYGYSDNDPINYIDVDGKNPVAIVVAVGLVIGMGMSLSSDSDVSTLDVLGAMGNVLGLRGLGAGASAARAGAGGVGTPLGMQELGGVCGAGGGGKASPFSFHRLHGLSGGASSRNVAKIERSMNASGWNGPPIKVFEHNGTKYVLDGHHRLAAARQARLPEVPYESIPVSELGSFGYASADDVLMAASEAFGR, from the coding sequence GTGGACGACGGGGATCCGATTCGTTTCGGCGGCGGTTGGAACCTCTATGGGTACTCGGACAACGATCCCATCAACTACATCGATGTTGACGGGAAGAATCCGGTCGCGATCGTCGTAGCCGTTGGCCTCGTGATCGGGATGGGCATGAGTCTCTCGTCCGATTCGGACGTATCGACGCTCGATGTGCTTGGCGCGATGGGCAACGTGCTCGGCCTGCGCGGTCTCGGTGCCGGGGCTTCTGCGGCGCGCGCCGGCGCTGGCGGAGTCGGGACACCACTTGGTATGCAGGAACTCGGCGGGGTCTGTGGCGCGGGCGGAGGTGGCAAGGCAAGCCCGTTCTCGTTCCATCGGCTGCACGGCCTGTCAGGGGGCGCGTCATCGCGGAATGTTGCGAAGATCGAGCGCAGCATGAATGCTAGCGGCTGGAACGGCCCGCCCATCAAGGTCTTTGAGCACAACGGGACGAAGTATGTGCTCGATGGACATCACCGGCTCGCAGCCGCTCGCCAGGCACGGCTACCCGAGGTGCCATACGAATCGATTCCAGTTTCCGAGCTTGGCTCGTTCGGATACGCCAGCGCCGACGACGTGCTCATGGCAGCAAGCGAGGCATTTGGGCGATGA